The window TCGCCACGATCATCGAATGGCCATACGACGCGCGACAGCTGGCCATGACGATCCAGACCGTGTTGCGCGGGCAGAAACGTCGGGCCGTCTGAGGGAGTATTCGGCCGCAGAACGCGGCCGCAGGAAAGTTCCGCTATAGCACGGGGGCCCAACCCCCTGGGACCGGCATCCTTGTCGGTCCTCTCCCTCCGGGGCCCCCGTGCCATCCTTCATCGCCGGCTCAACGCGGACATCCCACCACCACGCCGAAACGGCCCGCCCGTTCCCCCTCGCGACGGTAGCTCGGGAATCCCCGCCCGCAGATCGTGCAGCGGCCATCGACACGCACGGCTCCGGCCGCCGCGCCCGCCCGTTCCAGCGCGCTCCGGTTGGCCGCCCACAGGTCGAAATACAAGACGCCGCCGCGCGCCGCGAAGAACGCCGCCGCGTGGGCACCGAGATCTTCCAGGGCGGCCCGCCTGACCTCCTCGCCCACCCCGTAGCAACAGGGCCCGGCCGACGGGGCGATCGCGGCCCTCAGCGACGCCCCCTCGAGGCCGTCGGCCGCCATCGCCGCCAGCAGCCGCGGGGCGATCCCGGCCA of the bacterium genome contains:
- a CDS encoding polyphenol oxidase family protein — its product is VRRVMEPGCAGEADALWTDRPGLGVMGRSADCPILLVAGRREDGSAVWGMAHASWRSTVAGIAPRLLAAMAADGLEGASLRAAIAPSAGPCCYGVGEEVRRAALEDLGAHAAAFFAARGGVLYFDLWAANRSALERAGAAAGAVRVDGRCTICGRGFPSYRREGERAGRFGVVVGCPR